The proteins below are encoded in one region of Nyctibius grandis isolate bNycGra1 chromosome 7, bNycGra1.pri, whole genome shotgun sequence:
- the CYP8B1 gene encoding 7-alpha-hydroxycholest-4-en-3-one 12-alpha-hydroxylase, with protein MALWVILLCTLLALLLGGLYLLGMFRRRRPGEPPLDKGTVPWMGYMLDFRKDSSEFLKRMQRKHGDIFTVLIGGYYFTFVMDPFCFGAIVKEARSKLDFRPFASKLVMQVFGYNPIKANHSIIHAASAKHLMGDGLTVMTQSTMENFQKLMLFNLSSGEEKRVWQEDNLFHHCYNIVFRAGYLALYGSTPHQGADNKKKANEQDRVHSNEVFQEFRKYDRLFPRLAYSVLPPKDKIEAERLKRLFWSILSVKKSWQKDNISGWISDQDQLLAENGAPEYMRDRFMFMLLWASQGNTGPTAFWLLLYLMKHPEAMKAVKDEVDKVSRENGQEVKPGSPPINITKDMLNQTPLLDSALEETLRLVAAPMLIRAIVEDTSLKTSSGTEYTLRKGDRVALFPHLSVQMNPEIHPEPHEFKYDRFVNPDGTKKDFYKNGKKLKYFNMPWGAGVSICPGRFFATAEIKLFVFLMLTYYDLELVNGEEEIPAIDVSRWGFGTMQPVRDVRFRYRQRF; from the coding sequence ATGGCGCTCTGGGTGATTCTCCTCTGTACCTTGTTAGCGTTGCTGCTCGGTGGACTTTACCTCTTGGGCATGTTTCGGAGACGGAGACCCGGTGAACCGCCTCTGGACAAAGGTACTGTTCCCTGGATGGGTTACATGCTGGATTTCAGAAAGGACAGTTCAGAGTTTCTAAAAAGGATGCAGAGAAAACACGGGGATATTTTCACGGTGCTGATTGGAGGCTATTACTTCACGTTTGTGATGGACCCCTTCTGCTTTGGAGCCATCGTGAAGGAAGCACGATCTAAACTAGACTTTAGGCCTTTTGCATCTAAACTGGTCATGCAGGTTTTTGGCTACAATCCCATCAAAGCCAACCATAGCATAATTCATGCAGCGAGTGCGAAGCATCTGATGGGAGATGGACTCACTGTCATGACACAGTCCACCATGGAGAACTTTCAGAAGCTGATGCTTTTCAATCTGAGCTCAGGAGAGGAGAAGCGAGTGTGGCAAGAGGATAACCTCTTCCACCACTGCTACAACATCGTCTTCAGGGCTGGGTACCTGGCTCTGTATGGATCCACACCACACCAAGGGGCAGATAACAAGAAGAAAGCTAATGAGCAAGATCGCGTCCACTCCAACGAGGTGTTCCAGGAGTTTCGGAAGTACGACCGCCTCTTCCCTCGCCTGGCCTATTCCGTGTTGCCTCCCAAGGACAAAATAGAAGCTGAACGGCTGAAGAGGCTCTTTTGGAGCATACTGTCTGTGAAGAAGAGCTGGCAGAAGGACAATATCAGTGGGTGGATAAGTGATCAAGACCAACTTCTGGCAGAAAACGGTGCCCCCGAGTACATGCGGGATCGTTTCATGTTTATGCTACTCTGGGCATCCCAAGGCAATACGGGCCCAACTGCCTTCTGGCTCCTCTTGTATCTAATGAAACATCCAGAAGCTATGAAGGCTGTCAAGGATGAGGTAGATAAAGTCTCAAGGGAGAACGGCCAGGAAGTGAAGCCGGGGAGCCCACCAATTAACATCACCAAGGACATGTTAAACCAGACTCCTCTTCTGGACAGTGCTCTGGAGGAGACCCTAAGGCTGGTTGCAGCCCCAATGCTAATCAGAGCTATTGTTGAGGACACCAGCCTTAAGACGAGCAGTGGGACAGAGTACACCCTCCGCAAAGGAGACAGGGTGGCTCTGTTCCCGCACCTTTCTGTGCAGATGAACCCAGAAATTCACCCTGAGCCTCACGAATTTAAGTATGACCGCTTTGTAAACCCAGACGGCACCAAAAAAGATTTCtacaaaaatgggaaaaagctgaaatactTCAACATGCCTTGGGGGGCAGGAGTATCCATCTGTCCTGGGCGGTTCTTCGCTACCGCCGAAATTAAACTGTTTGTGTTCTTGATGCTGACTTATTATGACCTGGAGCTGGTcaatggagaagaggagatcCCAGCGATAGACGTCAGCCGCTGGGGATTTGGGACGATGCAGCCTGTTCGTGACGTTCGGTTCAGATACCGGCAACGCTTTTAA